The proteins below come from a single Rhodococcus sp. WMMA185 genomic window:
- the dnaN gene encoding DNA polymerase III subunit beta, whose product MELGSLKFRVSREEFAESVTWVARSLPSRPPVPVLGGVLLDATEQGLTVSGFDYEVSAQVRVAAEVGSAGQVLVSGKLLADITKSLPNKPVDVTLEGSRVLITCGSAKFSLPTMPVEDYPQLPQLPSQTGSIPVDVFSEAVGQVAVAAGKDDTLPMLTGIRVEIEGNAIVLAATDRFRLAVRELEWSPASSDTTAAVLVPARTLSEAAKTLTGDATSPVELALGSGPSVGNDGLLGIVNGGRRNTTRLLDAEFPKFRQLLPSEHTAMATVEVAPLVDAIKRVALVAERGAQVRLQFSTEGLLLSAGGDDAGRAEEGLNAVFRGEPLTIAFNPGYLLDGLSSLHSEEVLFGFTTPSRPAVLRPGTEDEIEPNDSGNFTAPESAYTYLLMPVRLPG is encoded by the coding sequence ATGGAGCTTGGAAGCCTGAAGTTTCGTGTCTCCCGGGAAGAATTCGCTGAGTCAGTGACGTGGGTCGCTCGGAGTCTGCCGTCGAGGCCTCCAGTGCCTGTTCTCGGCGGGGTTCTCCTGGATGCGACCGAACAAGGGTTGACGGTTTCTGGATTCGACTACGAGGTATCGGCCCAAGTTCGGGTCGCTGCGGAGGTCGGGAGCGCCGGGCAGGTGCTGGTGTCCGGCAAGCTACTCGCCGACATCACCAAGTCCCTCCCCAACAAGCCGGTCGACGTGACGCTCGAGGGCAGTCGTGTCCTGATCACCTGTGGGAGCGCCAAGTTCTCCCTCCCGACCATGCCGGTCGAGGACTACCCCCAGCTTCCGCAGTTGCCGTCGCAGACCGGCTCTATCCCGGTAGACGTGTTCTCGGAGGCTGTCGGGCAGGTCGCCGTAGCCGCCGGCAAGGATGACACCCTTCCGATGCTCACGGGTATTCGCGTGGAGATCGAGGGCAACGCCATCGTCCTCGCCGCCACGGATCGGTTTCGTCTCGCAGTCCGTGAACTCGAGTGGTCACCAGCCAGCTCAGACACGACGGCAGCGGTCCTGGTTCCGGCGAGGACTCTTTCGGAGGCGGCGAAAACTCTTACCGGAGACGCCACTTCACCGGTTGAGCTCGCTCTCGGTTCCGGCCCGTCGGTCGGCAACGACGGACTGCTCGGCATCGTGAACGGCGGCCGGCGCAACACCACCCGACTACTCGACGCCGAGTTCCCGAAGTTCCGGCAACTACTGCCGTCCGAACACACAGCGATGGCCACGGTCGAGGTCGCTCCGCTCGTCGATGCCATCAAGCGTGTGGCGTTGGTCGCCGAACGTGGCGCGCAAGTCCGACTCCAGTTCTCCACCGAAGGTCTCTTACTCTCCGCCGGCGGCGACGACGCCGGCCGTGCCGAGGAAGGACTGAACGCCGTCTTCCGAGGTGAACCGCTCACCATCGCCTTCAATCCGGGTTACCTGCTCGACGGATTGTCCTCGCTGCACAGCGAGGAGGTGCTGTTCGGATTCACGACGCCAAGTCGTCCCGCGGTGCTGCGCCCGGGAACCGAGGACGAGATCGAACCCAACGATTCCGGCAACTTCACGGCTCCGGAGAGTGCATACACGTACCTGCTGATGCCGGTTCGGCTTCCCGGCTGA
- the recF gene encoding DNA replication/repair protein RecF (All proteins in this family for which functions are known are DNA-binding proteins that assist the filamentation of RecA onto DNA for the initiation of recombination or recombinational repair.) has product MFVRALSLRDFRSWDALALDLRPGCTVFIGPNGQGKTNILEALGYLSTLSSHRVSSDAPLIRSETTRAFTAATVVNAGRELTVDLELNEGKSNKARINQSPTRRPREVLGILQTVLFAPEDLSLVRGDPGDRRRYLDELLTTRIPRMAAVRADYDRVLRQRSALLKTAGGTLRRAGRGSGEGASALATLDVWDGHLAAHGAQLLAGRIHLVHELAPHLTRSYHSLAPESRTASIRYRSSLGNSLPPEFLDPARPPEAGDIALLEERILHELSVMRPKEIDRGVCLVGPHRDDLELHLGDTLAKGFASHGESWSVALSMRLAAFALLRSDGSDPVLMLDDVFAELDLRRRRALAEIAVDAEQVLITAAVAEDVPRELDAVRFGVQARDTDRGRVSCITETEGGLEYRQQTAREVGHDR; this is encoded by the coding sequence GTGTTCGTTCGCGCACTCTCACTCAGAGACTTCCGTTCCTGGGACGCACTCGCTCTCGACCTGCGGCCCGGTTGCACCGTCTTTATCGGACCCAACGGTCAAGGAAAGACGAACATCCTCGAGGCGCTGGGGTACCTGTCCACGCTGTCCTCGCATCGGGTGAGTTCGGACGCCCCGTTGATCAGGTCGGAAACCACTCGAGCGTTCACTGCAGCGACGGTTGTCAACGCCGGCAGAGAACTGACCGTCGATCTCGAACTCAACGAAGGAAAATCCAACAAGGCGCGGATCAACCAGTCGCCCACACGGCGTCCGCGAGAGGTTCTGGGGATTCTTCAAACGGTGCTGTTCGCTCCGGAAGATCTGTCACTCGTCCGCGGAGACCCCGGCGATCGACGCCGCTACCTCGATGAACTACTCACCACTCGGATACCCCGGATGGCTGCGGTGCGGGCCGACTACGACCGGGTGCTGAGGCAGCGTTCGGCACTGCTCAAGACTGCGGGTGGGACGCTGCGACGGGCAGGACGCGGAAGTGGGGAAGGCGCCAGTGCCCTTGCGACACTGGACGTATGGGACGGGCATCTCGCAGCCCACGGAGCCCAACTCCTCGCCGGGCGGATCCATCTCGTGCATGAACTCGCCCCGCATCTGACTCGGTCGTACCATTCGCTGGCACCCGAGTCGAGGACTGCGAGTATTCGCTATCGCTCGAGCCTCGGAAATTCGCTGCCGCCGGAGTTCCTTGATCCCGCACGGCCGCCGGAAGCAGGCGATATCGCCCTTCTGGAGGAGCGCATCCTGCATGAACTGTCCGTGATGAGGCCGAAGGAGATCGATCGTGGTGTGTGCCTGGTCGGTCCTCATCGTGACGATCTGGAACTACACCTCGGCGATACCCTGGCCAAGGGATTCGCAAGTCACGGGGAGTCGTGGTCGGTTGCGCTGTCGATGCGACTGGCCGCGTTCGCTCTGTTGCGCTCGGACGGCAGCGATCCGGTGCTCATGCTCGACGACGTGTTCGCCGAACTGGACCTCCGCCGGAGGAGGGCACTGGCCGAGATCGCCGTGGATGCTGAACAGGTTCTGATCACCGCAGCGGTCGCCGAAGATGTTCCGCGAGAACTCGACGCCGTTCGCTTCGGCGTACAGGCTCGCGACACCGACCGCGGAAGGGTTTCGTGTATCACAGAGACCGAGGGAGGTCTCGAGTATCGCCAGCAGACAGCAAGGGAGGTTGGTCATGACCGATGA
- a CDS encoding DUF721 family protein, producing the protein MTDDAEPASDMPEPEVKGIDLARRALEEARAAAKASGKSVGQGRRSGSGVRRLRARGRRGWSGPGPDDRDPQPFGALTSALAKQRGWSPKVSEGAVLGRWAQVVGEDIAAHAEPTGLREGVLSISAESTAWATQLRMMQSQILAKIAASVGNGVVTSLRVTGPTAPSWRKGERHIRGRGPRDTYG; encoded by the coding sequence ATGACCGATGACGCCGAACCCGCAAGCGACATGCCGGAACCAGAGGTCAAGGGAATCGACCTTGCCCGCCGAGCGCTCGAGGAGGCTCGGGCGGCGGCTAAGGCCAGTGGAAAATCCGTCGGTCAGGGCCGCCGATCCGGATCCGGGGTACGGAGGCTGCGAGCCCGAGGTCGACGCGGGTGGTCGGGTCCGGGCCCCGACGATCGCGATCCACAACCGTTTGGGGCCCTGACCAGCGCGCTGGCGAAGCAACGTGGTTGGTCGCCCAAGGTATCCGAAGGGGCGGTGCTCGGTAGGTGGGCCCAGGTGGTCGGTGAGGACATCGCTGCGCATGCAGAACCGACAGGGCTTCGAGAGGGGGTGCTGAGTATCTCAGCGGAGTCCACGGCGTGGGCGACGCAGCTTCGAATGATGCAGTCGCAGATTCTCGCGAAGATCGCCGCCTCGGTCGGAAACGGTGTGGTGACGTCGTTGCGAGTCACCGGACCGACTGCTCCGAGTTGGCGCAAGGGCGAACGACATATTCGGGGGAGAGGGCCGCGCGACACCTACGGGTAG
- the gnd gene encoding phosphogluconate dehydrogenase (NAD(+)-dependent, decarboxylating), with protein MMIGLVGLGKMGFNMRERLRAHGHEVVGFDPRPEVTDVASLSELVQRLETPRIVWLMVPAGRITRDTVTQLSSELESGDLVIDGGNSRYTDDQVHGEMLGSRGIGYLDCGVSGGVWGLDNGYGLMVGGADADVERALPIFDALRPEGERADGFVHAGPIGAGHYAKMIHNGIEYGLMQAYAEGYELLEAEELVTDVHGVLRAWTKGTVVRSWLLELLVKALADDPEFAEISGYAADSGEGRWTVQEAVEHAVPAPVISAALFARFGSRQEDSPAMKAVAALRNQFGGHTVHKASYDEEAGSGL; from the coding sequence ATGATGATCGGGTTGGTCGGGCTCGGGAAAATGGGATTCAACATGCGCGAGCGACTGCGCGCGCATGGGCACGAGGTAGTCGGCTTCGATCCCCGGCCCGAGGTCACGGATGTGGCGTCGCTGTCCGAACTCGTGCAGCGACTCGAGACTCCCCGCATCGTCTGGTTGATGGTGCCGGCAGGAAGGATCACCCGGGACACCGTGACGCAGCTGTCGTCGGAACTCGAGTCGGGGGACCTGGTGATCGACGGCGGAAACTCGCGATACACCGACGATCAGGTGCACGGCGAGATGCTCGGATCGCGCGGAATCGGCTACCTCGACTGTGGTGTTTCCGGTGGCGTCTGGGGGCTCGACAACGGCTACGGGTTGATGGTCGGCGGGGCGGATGCGGATGTCGAGCGCGCACTCCCGATCTTCGACGCGCTGCGCCCCGAGGGTGAGCGTGCGGACGGGTTCGTTCACGCGGGTCCGATCGGAGCAGGTCACTACGCGAAGATGATCCACAATGGCATCGAGTACGGATTGATGCAGGCCTACGCGGAAGGCTATGAACTGCTCGAAGCAGAGGAGCTCGTCACCGATGTCCACGGTGTGCTTCGTGCCTGGACGAAGGGTACCGTCGTCCGCTCGTGGCTGTTGGAACTACTCGTGAAGGCGCTCGCGGACGATCCTGAGTTCGCCGAGATTTCCGGTTATGCAGCTGATTCCGGCGAGGGCCGCTGGACGGTACAGGAAGCCGTAGAGCACGCCGTTCCGGCGCCGGTGATTTCCGCTGCTCTGTTTGCGCGGTTCGGATCTCGCCAGGAGGATTCCCCTGCAATGAAGGCCGTCGCGGCGCTACGCAACCAATTCGGCGGGCACACGGTGCACAAGGCGTCCTACGACGAAGAAGCCGGTTCTGGACTATAG